Part of the Anaerobacillus alkaliphilus genome, GTCATTTGCGTTCACATCAATATACAGACAAAACCGATGCTGTAATGGGTAGACATTACCTACTAGGAAACGAAGATGTCCTTATTGGTGTAGTAAATCCTACAGAGACTATGGATTATTTTTATCGCAATGGTGATGGTGACGAAGTATTATTTGTTCATTACGGTACAGGTAAGGTTGAATCTACATTTGGCACACTCACGTATAAACCAGGTGATTACATTGTCCTTCCAATCGGAACGATTTACCGAGTCGTACCAGATCCAGGTGACTCAAAGTTCTTGGTGATTGAGACCAACAGTTGGATTACAACTCCAAAACGATATCGTAATGCTCATGGTCAGTTACTCGAGCACAGTCCGTTTTGTGAGCGTGACTTCCATGGTCCTGGAAAACTAGAGACATATGTTGAGATGAAAGAATATGAGGTCCGGACGAAATCAAGAGGGTTTATGCATTCTCACGTTTTTGGTCATCATCCGTTAGATGTCGTTGGCTGGGATGGCTATTTATTCCCTTACATTTTTAATGTAGATGATTTCGAGCCAATTACTGGCCGCATTCATATGCCACCGCCTATTCATCAAACGTTTGAAGCAAATAATTTTGTCATTTGCTCGTTTGTACCAAGAATGTATGACTATCACCCGGAGGCAGTACCGACACCATATTTCCATAGTAATGTAGATAGTGACGAAGTTCTCTATTATGTAAAAGGGAATTTCATGAGTCGTCGAGGCATTGAAGAAGGCTCATTTACATTACACCCTTCAGGGATCCCTCACGGACCACACCCTGGCACGATTGAGGCGAGTCTTGGTAAAAAAGAAACACTAGAGCTAGCCGTCATGATTGATACCTTCCGTCCATTGAAGGTTGTGAAACATACAGAGCCATTAGAGGATAAAGGGTATAAGTATAGTTGGGTCTAGTAAATTGGAAAAAGTAACAATCATATCCTCTTAAAGGGGAAGATTGTTACTTTTTTTTGAAAAGTAAGATTTCCCAATAGGTCCACAGCCTCACCTGAAACCTACTATATTCTGTGAAATAAGTCCTGATTATTCCAAACTTCTTAATGTATTTCTTTACAGGATTTGCTATAATATATTCTAGTATAATACTACTTTATAAAGGAATTCTCAATGAAAATAACATTACGGCTCTCAATCTTAGTTCTTACCTTTACTGTTATTATTGGCATTCTATTTTCAACATTGTTTTCTGCTTACCTTGTTACAAAGGACAATTTAGTCAATCATTCGTTAGAGATTAATAGAGTCTATTCAGAAAAACTAGCACAAATGACTGATGAGGTATTTCAATCAATGATCCAAAGCCTTGAATTACGGCGACATGACATAATTAGTGATAAAATGAACGGCGATCAATTAGATGGAAAACTAGAACGTTTTCTAGCTAGTAGTAAAAACTTTAATTCAGTAGCGGTCATAGATAAAGACGGTATCATCATTAGTGCCACGCCTTATATTGGTCTTGAGGGCATGGAACTTAATTCACTAGGGGCAAAGGAATCTTTAAAGCATAAAAAGCCTATTATTACCACGCCTTATATATCAATCACGAATCGACTCATTATCATGATTTCAGTTCCGTTATGGGGAGCAAATGAAGAGTATCTGGGATTTTTTGCTGGGACAATCTATTTACAAGAGGACAATATTATTCGGACAGTTTTAGGTGAACATTTTTACCAGGACGGATCCTATGTCTACGTTGTCGATGACACAGGGACATTAATTTATCACCCTGATACAAATCGTATTGGGGATACGGTATTTCATAAAAACCTAGTTGTTCAAAAGCTACTGAACGGTGAAAGTGGCTCACAAAGACATCTCAATTCTAAAGGGGTTGACATGCTTAGTGGTTATACCTATATTCCATCAAGTCAATGGGGCGTTGTTTCGCAAACACCGTATCAGGTCGCGATTAAACCTGTACTGACACTTGTAAAAAAGATGTTTTGGTACGCAATGCCTTTTGTTGTTTTATTCATTTTTTTAACCATATCTCTAACGAATAAATTAGCGGATCCTCTTAGGAAGCTTGCCTTATATGTGTTTGACTCCAATAACTCTACGAAAGAAAAACCAGTCATATCCACTTGGTATTTCGAGGCAGAGCAATTAAACAAGACCTTCGAACTTTTTGTGATGAAAAAAGAGCGAAGTATTAATAAATACAAAACAAAATCGCTAACAGACCCTCTTACTGGGTTAGCCAATAGACGCCAGTTCGAACTTACTTTGGAGAAATGGAAAATTGATCAAAATAATTTTTCACTCATTGTCTTAGATATTGATCGTTTCAAAAAGGTGAACGACGAATTTGGTCACCAAATGGGCGATCATGTTCTCATCTTTCTAGCTAATAAAATGAAAGATTTTGTAAGAGCTAGTGATGTCTGTGCAAGGTATGGGGGAGAAGAATTTGTCATTTTACTAGGAAATACAAATGGAACAGATGCACTAAGTATTGCAGAAAGAATGCGGGAAAGCATTAGTCAAACAGCGAGCCCTATTGGTCGTCCAATCACAATCTCACTAGGAGTAGGGGCTTTTCAACCAGAAGAAGATTTAGGTGCATTTTTCCACCGGGTCGACAGTGCACTTTATGAAGCAAAAGAAGCAGGCCGCAATCGTTCTGTCTTATCTCAGCAGCCTTAATTAACTATGGGCTGCTTTTTTGTGTGAAAAAGGGAATGTTCATTCGAATGACGAAATATACAATAAAAAAAGGAGGGGTTTGAATGTTTGAACAATATAAAAAACTGATTGAAGAAGAACTTTCTGGTAGACAAGCATTTCGTTATGCAGAACGAATTGCTCAATATCACCGTATCCAAGCTTCACCTGGGTATCGTGAAGCTGCCAATCAAATCATGAATCTTCTAAAACGGGATGGGGTCGAAGCAGAACTTGTGAGTTACCCTGCCAAATTTGGCGATCGCTTTTTATCTCATCAATCCTTTAAAGAATGGCACTGTAATTCTGCGGAACTATGGATTGAAACACCTGTACGAAAACGAGTTGCTAGGTTTGAAGAAGAAGAAATTTCACTCATTCAACGCAGTATATCCACACCCCAAGAAGGAGTAACAACTGAATTGATTATCATCGAGGATGCCGAGCTAGATAGTAGTTACCACGGGTTAGATCTTAAAGGGAAGATTGCCCTTGTACGCGGCACCCCAGCAGTTGTCCATGCTCTTGCAGTAGAAAAATACAAAGCAGCAGGACTTATTTTTGACCACTTAGCAGAATTTCCACCGTTACGAACGAGGATGGATCTCCCAGATACACGTCAATATACGTCATATTGGTGGCATACAGATGAGGAAACAAAATCATTTGGTTTTGTTGTTTCACCGCGGATCGGGGAAGAGTTACGCGCATTAGCGAAACAGTCTAAGGTTACCTTACATGCTAAGGTTGACACAGACCTTTACGATGGCCACTTTGAAAATATTGAGTACTTTATTCCTGGAAAAAAACAGGAAGAAATTCTCCTAGTTAGTCACTTATGTCATCCATATCCAGGCGGACAGGATAATTCATCTGGCCCAGGAACCCTAATGGAAGTTATGAGAACGCTGACTCGTTTACTAGACGAAGGCAAGTTAGCAAAGCCAGAACTCGGGATCCGCTTTTTAATGATGCCTGAAATGAACGGGACAGCCGCTTATTTTCATCAACATCCAAACCGAATCAAACAAACAGCCGCTGCACTAAACTTGGATATGGTTGGTGCAGACCAAACCAAAGGTGGCGGACCATTATGTGTAGAACAACCGCCTCTAGCGACACCAACGTTTGTCGATCGTTTTGCTTACCAGCTCGTTGAAGAAGTGATGAGTAATGCCGCTAATTTCTCTGGGACAACAAGATATAGTACGATCCATTATGTAAAAACCCGCTTCTCTGGGGGTAGTGATCATTACATCATTTCTGATCCTACGATTGGCATCCCGTGTCCAATGCTCATTCAATGGCCGGATAAACATTATCATACAACATCAGACCTTCCGCAGAACCTTGACGCGACGATGATGAAAAAAGTTGGAGTGGTTACAGCTTTATATGGCTACGCCATTGCCAATGGGGGAGAAGATGAGTGGACGTCGTACTTAATTCAGCATACAAACAGAAGTTCAAGATACGTAAACAATGAAATGGAATGGGTAACTAAACAAGACTTTTCGTTAGAAGATATGTCTGAAGCTTTTAAACTGTATATCTCTTATGAAACAAAAGCAATCGAACAACTCGAAGCCTATGCAAATCTACGAAACTTCAGCAGATTAGTAGAGCAAGTCGAGTGGGCAAAACAAATTTTGAGTGCTCAAAGCCTCTTACAGGAAGAAATGTTAGCCAAGCTAGGAGAATTTTCAGCGACTCGTCAACAAAGCAAAACTAATACTGAACACTGGGTGAAAGCTGTTTACACGCGAACCTACCCGGCACCTCTTCGTATTGGTGATGAAATCACTCTTTTACCGTTAGAGGAACGACTCGATTGGTATCAACACAAGGTTCCTATGGGCTACGATGATTTTCTCTTCTACTGGATGGATGGAAAAAGGTCAGTCGAGGAGATTCTTACGTTAACAAGATATGAAACAGGAGATTACTTTCCTGAATATACAAGAGAATTAATGGAGCTGAGTGTAAGGTTAGGGTTAATAACTGAGAAATAAAAAAAATAGGTACCTCTCTAGTTAGACGGGAGGTACCTATTTTTTTGTGTAACACCATAATAAAAACGAGAAAAACTCAAGAAAAACAATAAATATAAGAATATTCTTACAATTCGATCTATTTAAAAGTATAGTTTTATTGACCAAACATTTACTGTGGTCAATAAAATTAAGGGGGAATAGATGTTGAAGTTCTGGAAACTGGCAACGTTAGCATTTGCATTAGTATTTTTTATGACTGCCTGTTCGAGTGACAAGACTGACACAAAAGAAGATTCGTATTCGGAAACAGAACACGGTGAAATTGTTCCATCAATTACTATTTTAAGCTCAACACCCGAAGCGAACCAAACACAATATGAGGCAGCAAATATGGCTGCGGCTGAGTGGAGAAAACTCGGTATTGACGTAACTGTTCGACCAATTGAATTTAACACGATGGTTGACCGTGTATTCAATGGGGAGGATCACGACTTCGATGTTTATACAATTGGCTGGTCAGGTCGTGCGGAGCGTTTAGACCCTGATATGTTTACGTATAGTATTCTTCACTCTTCAAATGCCGGTCCTGGCGGAAATAACTCAAGTGGTTTTGTTCACGCAGCGTTCGATGAGTTAGCTTCTGCTCAGCGCCAAGAGATGGATATCGATAAGCGTCGAGAAATGATTTTCCAAACGCAAGAAATTATCGCTGATGAAGTTCCATTTGTAACTACGTATGTACCAATGTTCGTGCAGGCGTACAACAATGAACGCTTTACAGATGTGCCATTAATGGTAGGCGAAGGGATCTTTAGTGAGTGGCTTCCATACTACGTTAAGCCATTAGCTGACGATAAAGTGTTACGTGTTGGTTCAACGTATGACTTAAATACATTAAATCCGCTTGATGCATCTACAGCCTATGAGTGGAGAATTCTTCGTTTAATCTATGACAAGTTAGTACGTGTAAGCCTAGAAGGAGCACCAACACCAGCAGCAGCCTCAGGCTGGGATGTAATCGACGATACAACCGTTGATGTGTTCGTTCGTGAAGGAATGACGTTCCATGATGGTAACCCTGTAACTGCAGAAGATGTAAAGTTCTCATTTGATTTTCAAATAGAGCATAACCCTGGGTACTTCCTTGCTTTCATTGATCCAATTGAGTCTGTGGAAGTAGTGAACGATACCACGGTTCGGTTCAACCTGAAATATCCATATGCACCTTTCGTTAATAACACATTAGCGCAAATTCCGATCATTCCTAAGCATTACTGGGAAAATGTGATGGAAGAGCAAGGAATTAGTTCTCCAGCAGACTTCCCGAACTTAGATCCAATTGGTAGTGGTCCAATGACTTTTAATCATTGGAGACGTGGAGAAGAAATTAGTCTTTCTACAAACAATGATTTCTACCACAACATTGAAATATCAGGAATGATTTATCGTTTATATGGTCAAATGGAAGGGATTATGGCGGGATTACAAAGAAAAGATATCGACACATTGTCAGATCCAATGATACCTGCTCATATTAACCAGTCTAGAGGAATTGAACACTTAAATGTGACAGAAACAGGAAGTATCGGTTTCCAATTTCTTGGCTTTAACCTTCGTCGAGTACCATTTGATAACAAAGAATTCCGTAATGCTTTAGCTCATACAATTGATTTCCATACAATTGTAGACGCCCATTTAGAGGGCTATGGTGGCTTAGGTGGTGCTGGTCTAAATATTAATGACGCAAACCAATTCTGGCACAATCCAAATGTCACTCGACCAGCATTTGAACCAAGCAAAGCTCGCGAAATTTTAGAGGCAGCTGGCTATACGTGGGATAGTCAAGGAAGGTTGCGTTTACCTGCTAATTAACAAAAAAAGGATAAGCCGACTCCACAGTCGGCTTCCTTTTTCTAAACTATTGGAAAAAGGAAGGTGTGTATAATGGCTTCTTATATAGCTCGAAGAATCTTTCAAATGTTAGTAAGTTTATTTATTGTTGCGACCTTGATCTTTTTCTTATTTAGACTTATGCCTGGTGACCCAACTGCAGCCATGGTCGATCCTTCAATTCCCTTGGAGGCAAGGCAGCAGCTCATAGCTCAATATGGGTTAGACCAAAGCTTATGGGTACAATACAAGGTTTTCTTAAGTGATTTAGTCAAGCTTGATTTTGGTAATTCTTTTTACTATAAACGGTCGGTTACGGATATTTTAGGTGATAAACTAGCAGCTACCTTAATCTTAATGTTTGCTGCGATGATTTTTGCTTATGGTTTTGGGATCTTTGGTGGCGCCTGGATGGCTTGGCGGCGAGGTAGTTTCTTAGAATCGACAGCAATAACGATGGCACTTGTGTTTCGATCTGCTCCGACATTTTGGGTTGGTATCATTTTTATTTATTTCTTTTCGGTTCGTTTAGGTTGGTTTCCTAGTTCAGGGATGCGTTCACCTGGTGAGGAAGTTAATAATATGTTCCAGCTCTTCTTTTCTTGGGATTTCGTTAAACACCTTATTTTACCAGCGATCGTTGCATCATTACTTTTCCTAGCAACACCTCTATTAATTATGAGAAACACGATGTTAGAAGTACTTGGTGAAGATTTTATCGAAATGGCAAGAGCAAAAGGGCTAAAGGAAAGAGTCATTCTATACAGACATGCCGCAAGAAACGCTTTGTTACCTGTTGTGACGGCTGGTGCCTTATTTGTTGGCTCTGCCATTGGGGGCCAGGTACTTCTAGAGTATGTATTTAGCTGGCCAGGGTTAGGCCAAGAAATTGTCTTGTCAGCACAACGACATGACTATCCGCTCGCGCAAGGTTCATTTATTATCATGGCAGCGATGGTGATGGTGATGAACTTAGTTGCAGATATCCTTTATGCCTATTTAGATCCGCGTATTTCCTACTAAGTAAAAGATAAAGAGAGGTGAAAATAATGGGAAATCCAAATCCAGTCACTGAAACTGAATCTAAAGTAATAGTGAAACCGAAAAAGAAAAAACGTTCGGAAACGTTACGTTTATTTTATAAAAACATTCTAACTGACAAACTTGCCTTAACAGGGTGTTTTATCTTAATTGTCTTTGTCATTGTCGCACTGTTCGCTAACTTTATCGCTCCTTATGACATTAATGAAATGCATCGCGATGGACAAGGTGAGATTAAGAGATTACAGCCACCAAGTACGGAACACTTATTTGGTACGACAAACGTTGGAAGAGATATTTTTAGCCAAGTCGTCCAAGGGGCGAAAACAGCGCTTTTGGTCGGGATCTTAGCAGCCGTCCTCGTCACCTTCGTCGGTACGACGGTTGGAGTTATTTCCGGATATTACGGCGGTTGGGTAGATGCTTTGTTAATGCGAATTGTTGATATTTTTTATGCAATTCCCTTTATCCCATTTGTCATTGTCCTAGTAACTTTACTAGAGCCGAGTATTTGGAATGTTATTTTAGCAGTTTCCTTGCTATCCTGGCGTACAGTAGCAAGAATTGTTCGTTCACAAGTATTATCAGTCGCGAAACGACCGTTTATCAAAGCCGCAAGAATTTCTGGAGCTAGCAACTTTCGCATTATGTGGAAATATGTGTTGCCAAACGTAGTCCCACTCGCCTTACTAGAGATGGCCTTTATGGTAAACTGGGCGATTACAGCAGAAGCAAGTGTTGCATTTCTAGGGTTAGGTGATCCTGAAGTCCCTAGTTGGGGGCAAATTCTTCATTTAGCATTCTTAACAGGAAATTCTAGAGACGCATGGTGGTGGATGATACCGCCAGGATTAGCGATAGTTCTTC contains:
- a CDS encoding homogentisate 1,2-dioxygenase, giving the protein MPFYKQMGQIPRKRHTIFRKEDGSLFREQVMGTKGFSGIQSILYHHNPPTRIIKSDLLKDCRIQYEEQSDLAPRHLRSHQYTDKTDAVMGRHYLLGNEDVLIGVVNPTETMDYFYRNGDGDEVLFVHYGTGKVESTFGTLTYKPGDYIVLPIGTIYRVVPDPGDSKFLVIETNSWITTPKRYRNAHGQLLEHSPFCERDFHGPGKLETYVEMKEYEVRTKSRGFMHSHVFGHHPLDVVGWDGYLFPYIFNVDDFEPITGRIHMPPPIHQTFEANNFVICSFVPRMYDYHPEAVPTPYFHSNVDSDEVLYYVKGNFMSRRGIEEGSFTLHPSGIPHGPHPGTIEASLGKKETLELAVMIDTFRPLKVVKHTEPLEDKGYKYSWV
- a CDS encoding ABC transporter permease — translated: MGNPNPVTETESKVIVKPKKKKRSETLRLFYKNILTDKLALTGCFILIVFVIVALFANFIAPYDINEMHRDGQGEIKRLQPPSTEHLFGTTNVGRDIFSQVVQGAKTALLVGILAAVLVTFVGTTVGVISGYYGGWVDALLMRIVDIFYAIPFIPFVIVLVTLLEPSIWNVILAVSLLSWRTVARIVRSQVLSVAKRPFIKAARISGASNFRIMWKYVLPNVVPLALLEMAFMVNWAITAEASVAFLGLGDPEVPSWGQILHLAFLTGNSRDAWWWMIPPGLAIVLLLVSIFFIARALESVVNPRLRSR
- a CDS encoding sensor domain-containing diguanylate cyclase, with product MKITLRLSILVLTFTVIIGILFSTLFSAYLVTKDNLVNHSLEINRVYSEKLAQMTDEVFQSMIQSLELRRHDIISDKMNGDQLDGKLERFLASSKNFNSVAVIDKDGIIISATPYIGLEGMELNSLGAKESLKHKKPIITTPYISITNRLIIMISVPLWGANEEYLGFFAGTIYLQEDNIIRTVLGEHFYQDGSYVYVVDDTGTLIYHPDTNRIGDTVFHKNLVVQKLLNGESGSQRHLNSKGVDMLSGYTYIPSSQWGVVSQTPYQVAIKPVLTLVKKMFWYAMPFVVLFIFLTISLTNKLADPLRKLALYVFDSNNSTKEKPVISTWYFEAEQLNKTFELFVMKKERSINKYKTKSLTDPLTGLANRRQFELTLEKWKIDQNNFSLIVLDIDRFKKVNDEFGHQMGDHVLIFLANKMKDFVRASDVCARYGGEEFVILLGNTNGTDALSIAERMRESISQTASPIGRPITISLGVGAFQPEEDLGAFFHRVDSALYEAKEAGRNRSVLSQQP
- a CDS encoding ABC transporter substrate-binding protein codes for the protein MLKFWKLATLAFALVFFMTACSSDKTDTKEDSYSETEHGEIVPSITILSSTPEANQTQYEAANMAAAEWRKLGIDVTVRPIEFNTMVDRVFNGEDHDFDVYTIGWSGRAERLDPDMFTYSILHSSNAGPGGNNSSGFVHAAFDELASAQRQEMDIDKRREMIFQTQEIIADEVPFVTTYVPMFVQAYNNERFTDVPLMVGEGIFSEWLPYYVKPLADDKVLRVGSTYDLNTLNPLDASTAYEWRILRLIYDKLVRVSLEGAPTPAAASGWDVIDDTTVDVFVREGMTFHDGNPVTAEDVKFSFDFQIEHNPGYFLAFIDPIESVEVVNDTTVRFNLKYPYAPFVNNTLAQIPIIPKHYWENVMEEQGISSPADFPNLDPIGSGPMTFNHWRRGEEISLSTNNDFYHNIEISGMIYRLYGQMEGIMAGLQRKDIDTLSDPMIPAHINQSRGIEHLNVTETGSIGFQFLGFNLRRVPFDNKEFRNALAHTIDFHTIVDAHLEGYGGLGGAGLNINDANQFWHNPNVTRPAFEPSKAREILEAAGYTWDSQGRLRLPAN
- a CDS encoding DUF4910 domain-containing protein, with product MFEQYKKLIEEELSGRQAFRYAERIAQYHRIQASPGYREAANQIMNLLKRDGVEAELVSYPAKFGDRFLSHQSFKEWHCNSAELWIETPVRKRVARFEEEEISLIQRSISTPQEGVTTELIIIEDAELDSSYHGLDLKGKIALVRGTPAVVHALAVEKYKAAGLIFDHLAEFPPLRTRMDLPDTRQYTSYWWHTDEETKSFGFVVSPRIGEELRALAKQSKVTLHAKVDTDLYDGHFENIEYFIPGKKQEEILLVSHLCHPYPGGQDNSSGPGTLMEVMRTLTRLLDEGKLAKPELGIRFLMMPEMNGTAAYFHQHPNRIKQTAAALNLDMVGADQTKGGGPLCVEQPPLATPTFVDRFAYQLVEEVMSNAANFSGTTRYSTIHYVKTRFSGGSDHYIISDPTIGIPCPMLIQWPDKHYHTTSDLPQNLDATMMKKVGVVTALYGYAIANGGEDEWTSYLIQHTNRSSRYVNNEMEWVTKQDFSLEDMSEAFKLYISYETKAIEQLEAYANLRNFSRLVEQVEWAKQILSAQSLLQEEMLAKLGEFSATRQQSKTNTEHWVKAVYTRTYPAPLRIGDEITLLPLEERLDWYQHKVPMGYDDFLFYWMDGKRSVEEILTLTRYETGDYFPEYTRELMELSVRLGLITEK
- a CDS encoding ABC transporter permease, which translates into the protein MASYIARRIFQMLVSLFIVATLIFFLFRLMPGDPTAAMVDPSIPLEARQQLIAQYGLDQSLWVQYKVFLSDLVKLDFGNSFYYKRSVTDILGDKLAATLILMFAAMIFAYGFGIFGGAWMAWRRGSFLESTAITMALVFRSAPTFWVGIIFIYFFSVRLGWFPSSGMRSPGEEVNNMFQLFFSWDFVKHLILPAIVASLLFLATPLLIMRNTMLEVLGEDFIEMARAKGLKERVILYRHAARNALLPVVTAGALFVGSAIGGQVLLEYVFSWPGLGQEIVLSAQRHDYPLAQGSFIIMAAMVMVMNLVADILYAYLDPRISY